The genomic DNA TATAAATATTAGGTCTCTTTTCCCAGTAAAAAATACTATAAttactactctgtactagTATAGCAAATACTTTAGTGGGTTTTCTCTAGTAATAGATCATAAAGTCTAGAAGTTTATAAGAGAAACTCTAGTTATCTTAAAAATCAAGAAATCCTCGAAGCGGCGAACTACACTAGCCAATCAAAACATCTCtaatttttaattataaataaCTACTGATTAGAACGACATTACTAATATATTCCTATTAAAATACATAGTTCTAAAGATCAATATTACCAAATAAAAAGATTAGatttgaaaaaaaaaaaaaaaaaaaaaaaaaaaaaaactagAACACAGCATTGATTAGCTGTTATAAATCTAGTCTAGagaatttatttatacaGTACAGAGAGATATCAGATTAACTCTAATATACGTAAATACTACAAGAAAGATTATTTTTTACTATCCGAAGCTTTGGCTCAAACACAGAACAATAACAAAgcaatatatagatatagcTGGTATAATAGTCGACATACAAGTAGATATAAACCAAATTTTACACAGAAATTGCTGATGTAATATTATAGTCAATCcatagtagtagtaaagAGTTGTAAATCTTAGAAAGCTAATACTAGCTCTAAGAATCCTTACAGCTCTCTAGAGAACGCTCTCTAAAGACTTACCTGCTGCATTTATTAACCAACACAAGAAATTAAGAGACaatataatatttttaagGCTATTTAGACTCGCAAATGGCTCCCTCTCTGGCAATCCCAGCTGGTCACTCCCAACTAAAGAGAGCTCGATTACTTTTAACTCATTTATCAGTCGGActgttgaagagagaaagagaatctTTAGGGAATACATTAGAAAATGACTTGCGGGTTCAATGTATTCCATATAGTCAACGCTTCTGGTACCGTATTTTGTTCTGCAGGAGCCCTGCCTGTTGGTTACTTTATGTAAGTACAATCAATTTTGACTCGGTGAGTCTTCTTTTCGTTGGCTTTGCTTATCATCATAGAAATTCTAACGTGAGAGTGGTACGTATAGCATATTTGTAGCTCTGAGATTAAGAGTTGTGTCCTAGATGCTTGAATAAAGCATGTAATCTCTCGTGTCGTCAATACACCGATTGGGGGATGAATTCGTGTGCTATCTTGTTGCGTCTAGGGGCAATATGCCCTATTTAAGTGTGGTCGATCATGGTCTGGAATCCCAATTCCAAAGCTGGCAAGCGATCAGTCATCGCATGTAGATCGGAGAAAGCCGAACCGAAATTCTTACACAGTATAATTGGGGTCACGATTGTTCTTCAGCCACTTTTGATCGATCCGCCATCCTACCTTGTAGGGTGCATCTGCAGAATGGAACAAGACCAGTTCGATATGCTGCGAAACTAACTCAGCAAAAACGCTGCACATGTCAAGAGTCTCACAACACTCTCACCTCGTATCGGAGCCCTCTCACTTCCGTGTCTTTCGCATCCGGTATAAGAGCCCCAATCCTTGCTCCGGTAAAGAGGAATGCCTGCAGTGCGAATACAATGAAGACTTTGAGTAGGCCGTGAAGGAAAACGGGGCTGTCCCTTACCCATATCGAGGAGACGATTTTTCGAAAATCGTCTCGAGTAAAGTTGAACTTCTGCTTTTTGATGTTTCTGATGGTTTCATCCTCCGGCAAGGTCTTCTTGATCCACTGCGTAAAGTCGGTCAAATCCATCACAAGAGGGTAATTTACGTATGTACatgacttttttttaaaaCCGTCGATGGCCTTCCCTTCCCGTTTTAGTGCTCAACCCTCGCTGCTTTTTGCTCACTGAGTAGATCTGAGCACGCTCTGAGCAGCCTGAGGGAAAAGTTAGTCTGCCTTGAGTAATTCGGTCCAGGATGTTTTGGAAGCAGTCCAAGGCCGCGATTGTAGCCATACGCAGTTCAGACCGACCTGATCTCTGCGACCTTGCGTGCTACATCCAGAGATGCACCTGGTGGAAAACCACAGCACAGCCATTGTGCTAAAGTTTGAGGTATAGACAcaattcaccatcttctGAGTACCCTAGACCGCAAGCTAATAAGCCGTTCGCCCATGAGGGAAATCGACCAGCGCATCCACCATCAACTCATAGTCCAGAGGAATGCCATCAATTGATAGCCATGGTAGGTCTGAGTATGATGCGGAAGGACCCCATCTCGATATGTCATCCAAGACCGCAGTATCGGGTCGTGCAGCAATACTGAAACTGGATTCCGTATTCTGATCGATCCCAGGCCGGCATGACCGTCTATTGAGTTCCTGCCCGACGGCTGGAATAGCTAGATCCGACAGAGACTCGATCTCAGCCTCTGACCGCGGGAAATTCCGAGATTCGGCGTGGGGGTAATTATAGGACGATTCAAGCTTCGTCAACGTCGACTTCCACACTGCTGCAACCTCCCATATTTGGCTAGCTTTGGACAGCCACTCAAAGCCCCAATTGAAGGATTCCAAAGCGCTTTCGCTTTGGAGATTCGTCGCTGGCCATCTTCTAATGTACGAAAGAATGGTGACAGCGTTGAACACGCAGTAACAAGTGAAGGGCACGTGCAAATTGAGCCCTTGACTGGTGAGCTCATCCATCATCCGAATGGTTGATAACGCACTCTCGGATAAGCGATTAGCGCTGTCCTTCGGCCAGTTGACAAAGACAGCCTCACGTGAGAACGCTGTCTCAGAACTGGCCGTTTCCTGCGCGTCGCGATGCAAAAGAGGAACACATTCCCGATACAAAAAGATCGTGGTCAAGAAGTAGATCAAGTTCACCAAACAATATCTTTCTCCCTGTTTGCGAGATATGAATGCCTGCAAGTGTGAGCCCGCAAGTGAATAGTGGAACTGTGGAGGTTGAATCGCTCGCCAATCTTCAAGTGCCCGGAGGCTCCGAGTCCAGAAAGAATTAATAGTCTCAGGGCTCTCCGTCAAGGATGTTGACCCGGCCTGGTTTCTGGCATTAGAAACCCACCGTGAAACTTCGGACCATATGTTGAAGCCCTGTATGACGAGTGCAAAATCTATCTCGCTGCCGCTACCTGTTAATCTTTGCATCTCCGGGGGATCTGAATGTTCGAGATCAAGCACTTCTAAATGCTTCGGATCATCCATACGACAGACACCGAAGGCGAAATCCACGTCAGTTATTGGGAGCGGCATGTTGTATATTTTGGCGTGAAGACTTAATGAGCGAAGATGCCCGCATCCGAGTAAAGACTCTATCATCAGACAAGCCCATAGTGTTCGTCGTGCTTCTTCGATTTTTATCAGATGAAGGTCATTTGAACTCTGGGTCCTTTGACTGGCAAGCCTCGCAAGAATTGAACAACAATTTCGGGTTGCCATTCCTGTATTCAGACATCAGTACCAGGTATGATCACATAGCCCGAAACAGAACGTCCGGGAAGGGTGTCGCGCGGGGTCCACTCAGCCCCTTAAGCAGTTGGGTCTTACCAATATATGCCCATGCCTGGCCTCCTTTGGCAGACCCCCAATCATGGAAgctcagcaacaacagagcCTGTGCTACGGCAATATCATGTCCAGTGGCTGCCTGGCAAGTGATCTTGGATCGTAGATACGAGGCAAAATGCTCAGACGCGGACGGAGGACTGCCATGGCGGCGTATCAGCTGTGGAATGAATCGTGCGCATACTGCCAGAATGCCACAGAATCGGAGATCCAGCGGATGTCCTCCGTAGATCAATGACAGTAAGGTGGGGCCGTGTAAGAAGCTGAACATCGCGAAGCGCTGCTGAAAGATCTCGACCGCAGATATGACGGTCTCCCGGGCCACATCTGCCAGCGGATATTCACTATTATTCGGCGCGATACCAGAGTCGGGAACTTCCGTCGTTGGCAATACGCAGGGCACGTCGGCGGAGGAGCTTTCGTTTTGGATGACGTTGGCGCCTGGCGAAGGTACTAGGGCTCCTCCTAGAACTTCTCTCCGTACCCCAGAGCTCAGACCAGTACCTTTGATAACTCGTGAGACCTGTCCTACTCGGCCCAAGGCCGAACAAGGACCAGGAGCAGCTTTCTTCCCAGGTAGACTCAAGACGCATTCGCGGAATGGATTCGAAGCACAAGCCTGGCAAGGGGGTGCCCCCTTGTGTCGGCATTTAATTTTCGATTTGCGACACCATTGGCAAGACAAGCTCGCTCTCATCCTGACTCTTCCGATCTGTTATCAAGCACCCTGGAGGCTGCAGTTGGATGGTTCAATCACGCAAATAGTGATGGTGGCGCTCCGGAACTGAATCGATTACTAATGACCCCAGCAGATCCCTGGCCGCCGATCGGTCCCTCAAAGCGGTAGGGCCGTTTTTGGAGCCCGTCCATGGTACGGCGGACTATATCTAGCTTACggataaaataaaatattaccAGATTTACCAATATCAACGCActgtatattagctctactATATTAACTATATACCATAATGACTTTAGATACAACAACCCTAAAGATTAAAACCCAGTCTTatactaccaccaccattaccactaccactaccaatACAGCACTACCACTCGGCACTATTACTAtcactactaccactactattACCACTACTATTACCACTACTATTACCactattaattaaataaatattattaattatatataagataAAACtactattttatattttttaataatgaatattctatataatagtatattttagagctttattaaatctatatcttAAAGTGCGTGGCAGTCGTGGCCGAATGTAAAACAGTGAGATTTCAGTAAAAAACTCTAATAATCTGAAGTTTTGTCCGTAAGCTAGATTTATTCCGCCATACCGTACTTTTGGCAGATACGCACGAATTACCCAAGCTCCTCAAATTTGCAGATCCGATCCCAGCTGCTAGCTTCAGCCACCATACCGCTCACCTGGTTTAGTGACCAAGATCCAAACCCGCGCATGAGCCAGCTGGGTTGTTCAGGTACTCTAGGCGATCCAGTGTTCTACAATAAGCGTCGTGTTATTGCTTCAAATCGGTTAGAGAGAAACTTTATAGTTATATGCAGCGTAAATACAGAGAACGGCCGATCACTGATTAAGCGGTACCTGCCGTTCTTCTTGGACGCCTCACCATTCATTTTTGTCGAACTTCGTGACGTATGTAATATCTGGCCCGCCGCCAGAAGAATGTGAGGCTCTTGTTCATTGAAGCTAGCAGCGTTACTGCGCTGAATACGAGAGAAATAGGGTCGATACAGCGAATGACTAAATATGACCGAGCAGACCCTGACTAACGGTAAGGCTGGCGTTGAAGCACTTACTAGCGGTCACCAAGTTCGACAATTTCCCTTAATAGAAGATGAGCATCCGATAGCCTACTCGAGCGTACTCACAAAATTGACGCACTTTTGAAACAATATGCGTGCTGAGGCTATCAATGTGAAGGTGGACTTGAAATAGTATAGTTGTTCACCTCCATACAAGTAGCCAAGCCAAGTATTATCCTGCTCTTTATTTCTCTAATTCGCGTACTCCACTAATTCCGGTCTATCTGGAGGCCTTTGCAGACTGTCCATCCGAGTCTCATATTCGTGAGACGCAAGTTCCCAAGCAAGCCAGTGACCGACGGGCTTTGTAACGCGGTGCGACTTTAGGCAAAGTTCTTCTATGGATATCGGAACTTGACATTTCCGAATATCTTGCGCAACCGTCATCCCGGGTGCGTATGGGGGAATTCCTATCGGATGCGGATGTATAACCCTCATTCAGAACTGACCTCCGACTTGGCGATGGTACCATACTCATGGGGGTCTAAATAGAGATGACGATCTTGTGGGTAATCGATTTAGGAGAAATATGCATCATGTCAGAATGCGGGAGTCTGAATTACCGCGTATAATACCGCTTAATCTAGACGAAAGCGTCGAAACTCATCAACAAGAGTTCTGACTGTGTATTCGGTTCCGTTTCGGCTCGCTATGATGTGTGGCTCCGCGAAGTTAGCATAGCGTGTCGTCAGGGCCATCAGGAAGTTCCAACACAGCAGCTTGGGGTCTTGGATGCCTGGCAGCTCATATATCGTGGCGTCATCAATAGTAGAAAGCCATTCATGAAGCCATTAGTCGATATTAGTGTTCCTTGAAGGGCCATTGTACAGGCGGTGGAGTTTCCGTTGCGTATTAAACTTCCTGTCGAATTCGGACTCCTGAAAGGGATCAATGATTGAAGGCATTCACACGGTGTCTGCTTCTCGGAGATATAATGGAGAAGCTTTGTGGCGATATGGGTCCGAATATACTGCTGGATGTCCCTAATTACCCTTGTTTTCTTGAGGAAGCAAGCTTCACAATAGTGCTCATCTCGGTGGGAGTAAGATCAGAGAGCTTGGTGGCTCCTTCATGGAAGTCTTGGATCGTTGGCTCTGGACCATACGTGGGTGACAACGTGTTGGTCCCTTGAGGGTTTATATAGTCCCATACGCCCTTCGATAAAGCGAGGTTCTTGACTCCTTGATACCATAGGCTCCAGTTGTGCTTCTCTGCGAGCACGCTGGAGCCCTTGACGGCTATGTGGCTTATGATGGAGTATGGTGGGCAGTTGAAGCGGTAGCGAGGGCGACAACGAGGTCGGGGTTGCTCAGGTGGACGGTGGAATGGATCTTCTCGAttcggaaagggaaagggcTTCAAGATTCAAGGGAATAGGAAGCAAATCGATTCCTAGGCGTCTATAGAGACAGGGCCGGGCTCATAACTGCGTATAATACCGCTTAATGTGGACGGTTGCAAGGACTTGAATTCATCTAAATCTATCGAAAATAATGCCCATCTTTATGATCAATTTTGACCGCTATTTCGGCTCTTTTTAGTCCGAACTGGAGTCGTGGAGGGAGGTGCAGGGAAACTCTGGCAGGCAATACGGGACTCCCTGGTTTGACGCATATCAAGTAAGGTTTGGAAGGGTCGGTTTTGAGGTTTCGGCTCACGGCTTTCGCATATCGGGTTTGCCAACATCTGGACCCGCCCTTGCGCCCTGTTCTACAGAATATGTCAGGAACTATGGGCCCTACGATGATGGTCGACCCTCGCCACCAGACGTCGTCGCCGATATTCCGACCTTACTGATCAAACATCGATGCTGTCGGACTTAACGAATAACTCCCGGATGCCGAAAACATTTTCGAGCGGAGACTCAAGTCGCTGCCAAGAACAGCACAGAGGGGTGAACTGTGAGGGCGTGCTCAAATGCGAATCAAAGCCGGACCAAAGGCGAAAGCCTAGATCAAATGCTAATCAGAAATGAGCATCACGAAGCCGAGGGTCTAGACAGCGGCGTGTCCGGCCATCTGTAGCGAATCGTGTCGTCATTCACCTCGCTGTCGATCTTTCATTTATACGGTGCAATCCTCCATGTCCGGGATGAAGACACCCGTTTTTCCTCCATCCGTTAACATCGACTTCTGACCAGAAATGGCGACTTCGACGAAAATTTGCTTAACACCGGCCAATTCGGGTGTGTTCAGCACCCCGGGGCTCAGCTGGGCCTCGGCGCGCAAAGTGAGCGAGGTGCTCCAGCATGACATGGAAAACCACCACATCTATCTCAACGAGATCGAATTTCACGGTGAGCAATCCGTTGCTCAAAAATCCATTCACTTACTGACGACCACCAGATCACATTGTGCATTTCATGCTGACGATATGGGCTCTCGGGGCCTCCCCGGAAACCATCCAGGTGCAGTACGAGCGGGAAGATCACCGCCAGCGGCGCGCCTTTCCCCGAGACGAAGCCATCatcctgtctttctctgACAAGAAAGAATTTATGAAGCATATGTACCAGGAGGAGCAGTATTCCAACTACCTGGCCTTTTTCCAACGCGTCATCGCGGACAAGGGTGTCCCCGCCGTCATCAATGAGTATGTGTTTGGGGGGGATGAGTTGGCTGAATCGCTCCTCTCCCGCCTGTTCGCGGGTCTGGTCCACCCAATCATCCATCTAGGCTTTGCCATCGAGTTCCAGCAGCCGGCAATTGTTGCCCAGGCGCTGGCCCAGGCATCCGTGCACCAGGACTACCTCGCCGACGCCTTCTACAAGCCCGCGACGGTCGCGGCCCAATCGCACCATACCAGCAAGAGTCTGGTGGAGATCATGGATGAGATGCGCACCAACCAGGCCATTCGAGATGCTGCTATCCACGGGGACACCGATGTCTTCGAGAATGGCATCTTGTCGCGGGCCAGCGAGGAGGTCATCAAATACTGCAGCCAATGGTCCGTGTCTGAAGACCAAATCGACGACAAACTGGTGGAGATGATCAACACAGCCAGTGAGTATCTTTCCAGCTGGTGCAAACAGAGTACTGATGAGGACGTAGTCTACTGGACGGCGACCGctcaaaacccccaaaagGAGTTGAAgctcgacttcttctttATCCACGCCGTGAACCTGTCTATCTTTTTCAAAGCGTTCATGGATCTGCCCTATTTGAGTCGCGCCAACAAGGCGCGCCTTCTGGAGATGAAAGGCCGCATGGATTTGTTGATCTGGGCCTCACGCAAGATGCCCGACCCACAACCTAACGACATCTGCACCTATCCGATCCGCCAGGGATGGCCGGAAGTATTCGCCAAGAGTTACCTCCATCCCTCAGACGATGGACACCTGGCCAAATTCGTTCGGACAGTCGCcatggcggaggagctgtGCCGGCCGTATGAGGCCGCCGGCAAGAGGCTTCCCGTCAGCGGCGATATGTGGCTACAGATCGGGAATATCGGTGAGACTAGTGTCCTAATTTGTCTGAACCCGTCTAACACACATCTCTTAGCTGTGGATTCCGTCGGTGTGATCTTCAAGGATCTCTGGGTCCGAGGATCCGGATTTCCCGAGTCCTGGGAGAAGTTTAGGCCTCGGAAGTAGCCGTGCGGTTGCCCTTCATACTTTGTCTACTGTGCTCTACTGTTAGTTTGTATACATTAGGgcagaagcaaagagacATGTACACAGTCAATGATCTCAACATCTCTGTAAAACAGCTCAGGCTCACCGACACGGGGAAATAGGACGCCGAGCAGAGGGATTACCGACCTGATTTCTTCCAGCCCATGCCCATGGGCGCAATCGAATTGCTCCAGGTCAATCTACGAGAGGGAAGTACAAGAGAACACTTGGAACGCCTCAGCCAAGCGTGGGGGTTGGCTGAGACTATAACCAGGCCAGAATCGTTGCGGACCTGCAGGAGTGGTCCGGGTGGACACCGTTGAGCAACTTCCTTTCACTTCTCGGCACTCCATTTCCCCACTAAATGTACAATTCTAATCTCTTTCCCTGTACGTCAGACGGCCCAGTCCACAAGTCGATGGCACAAAGAACATGAGACCGAGCACTTTTGGGAGAGACCTAGTATGCTCCGCAGCCGCAGCGGTCCGGCAGCGATCCTCCTCCGGTGTGGAAGCAATCATTCAAGAATCGAAATCCCCGGACACATTTATGTGCCCAACGCTACCTACTACGGGTCCATTCCGGATTGTGAAGTGATGATTGTATCCTACCGACATTGTAGAACCGTTTTACTTTCTCCGTTCTCCGCCCGACTGACTTAGTAGTATCTGACGTTGCAGCTTTAATCGCGGGAAATAACTGACCTACTAATCCCACATTGGCAGTATAGTTAACGACCTGGCCATTTCTTCAGCTAGCACCGTCAACTACATGTATACTGATCTGACAATAACCACTATCCGCATTAACGATGCAGAATTTCAACGTAACGCCCGATTCTGACAAGCCGAAAAGAAATCCAGCACGGCATCCAAGAGAAAACATATTCGAAAAATGAAAGTTGTTGTTTTAATAGCTCTGAATCGCATTGGCCATTTCGAAgatatcatttttttttaacaGGGTCTGCTCTACTCCAGAAACGCCAGAAGTGGATAATCGACACGCGCAACGCGGCAGGATATCGCACAgcactactactagtactggtagtagtagtagtagtctaGTTAGTGCCAAGTATCAGTACCGAACTCCTCCGACCTACATACACTTACAGTAAGTAGACCTATGATAAGCAGCGAACCCAAACAGGAAAAGCCAACGGCACAACCTTCCACATTCATCCGCAAAAGAAATTATGTACATAAGGCAACCCGCATTTTCAACGAAACCCCACGGGGAGAATCCGAATGGGGAAATTTATGCGAACGTGCGAACGGATTCCGGAAC from Aspergillus oryzae RIB40 DNA, chromosome 7 includes the following:
- a CDS encoding questin oxidase family protein (predicted protein), producing MATSTKICLTPANSGVFSTPGLSWASARKSLVEIMDEMRTNQAIRDAAIHGDTDVFENGILSRASEEVIKYCSQWSVSEDQIDDKLVEMINTAIYWTATAQNPQKELKLDFFFIHAVNLSIFFKAFMDLPYLSRANKARLLEMKGRMDLLIWASRKMPDPQPNDICTYPIRQGWPEVFAKSYLHPSDDGHLAKFVRTVAMAEELCRPYEAAGKRLPVSGDMWLQIGNIGETSVLICLNPSNTHLLAVDSVGVIFKDLWVRGSGFPESWEKFRPRK
- a CDS encoding fungal specific transcription factor domain-containing protein (predicted protein), producing MPLPITDVDFAFGVCRMDDPKHLEVLDLEHSDPPEMQRLTGSGSEIDFALVIQGFNIWSEVSRWVSNARNQAGSTSLTESPETINSFWTRSLRALEDWRAIQPPQFHYSLAGSHLQAFISRKQGERYCLVNLIYFLTTIFLYRECVPLLHRDAQETASSETAFSREAVFVNWPKDSANRLSESALSTIRMMDELTSQGLNLHVPFTCYCVFNAVTILSYIRRWPATNLQSESALESFNWGFEWLSKASQIWEVAAVWKSTLTKLESSYNYPHAESRNFPRSEAEIESLSDLAIPAVGQELNRRSCRPGIDQNTESSFSIAARPDTAVLDDISRWGPSASYSDLPWLSIDGIPLDYELMVDALVDFPHGRTAY
- a CDS encoding Zn(II)2Cys6 transcription factor (predicted protein), coding for MRASLSCQWCRKSKIKCRHKGAPPCQACASNPFRECVLSLPGKKAAPGPCSALGRVGQVSRVIKGTGLSSGVRREVLGGALVPSPGANVIQNESSSADVPCVLPTTEVPDSGIAPNNSEYPLADVARETVISAVEIFQQRFAMFSFLHGPTLLSLIYGGHPLDLRFCGILAVCARFIPQLIRRHGSPPSASEHFASYLRSKITCQAATGHDIAVAQALLLLSFHDWGSAKGGQAWAYIGKTQLLKGLSGPRATPFPDVLFRAM